In the genome of Nocardioides seonyuensis, one region contains:
- a CDS encoding cystathionine gamma-synthase, producing MTQEHTNKSGFETRAIHAGYEPDEMTGAVIPPIYATSTYKQDGVGGLRGGYEYSRSANPTRTALEGALAAVEEGERGFAFASGLAAEDTLIRALTRPGDHAVIPDDAYGGTYRLFDKVEKAWGLEHSPAAVSDVDAVRAAVRPGTTKLVWVETPTNPMLNIADIEALAAVAHDAGALLVVDNTFASPYLQQPLTLGADIVVHSTTKYVGGHSDVVGGALVVRDLEVADRLAFHQNSMGAVPGPFDCFLTHRGLKTLGVRMDRHCDNAEKVVDFLTGHGKVTQVVYPGLKEHPGHTVAAKQMKRFGGMVSFRVEGGVDAALEVCARAEVFTLGESLGGVESLIEHPGRMTHASVAGTDLEVPADLIRLSVGIETADDLIADLDRALGTVG from the coding sequence GTGACCCAGGAACACACCAACAAGTCCGGTTTCGAGACGCGTGCGATCCACGCCGGCTACGAGCCCGACGAGATGACCGGAGCGGTGATCCCGCCCATCTACGCCACCAGCACCTACAAGCAGGACGGCGTCGGCGGCCTGCGCGGCGGCTACGAGTACAGCCGCTCGGCCAACCCCACGCGCACCGCTCTCGAGGGGGCGCTGGCGGCGGTCGAGGAGGGTGAGCGGGGCTTCGCCTTCGCCAGTGGCCTGGCCGCCGAGGACACCCTGATCCGTGCGCTCACGCGGCCCGGTGACCACGCCGTGATCCCCGACGACGCCTACGGCGGCACCTACCGCCTCTTCGACAAGGTCGAGAAGGCCTGGGGCCTGGAGCACAGCCCTGCGGCGGTGAGCGACGTCGACGCGGTCCGGGCCGCCGTCCGCCCCGGCACGACGAAGCTGGTGTGGGTCGAGACGCCCACCAACCCGATGCTCAACATCGCCGACATCGAGGCGCTCGCCGCCGTCGCGCACGACGCCGGCGCGCTGCTCGTGGTCGACAACACCTTCGCCTCGCCCTACCTCCAGCAGCCGCTCACGCTCGGCGCCGACATCGTCGTGCACTCCACGACCAAGTACGTCGGCGGCCACAGCGACGTCGTCGGCGGGGCGCTGGTCGTGCGCGACCTCGAGGTCGCCGACAGGCTCGCCTTCCACCAGAACTCCATGGGCGCCGTCCCCGGCCCCTTCGACTGCTTCCTCACCCACCGCGGCCTGAAGACCCTCGGCGTGCGCATGGACCGCCACTGTGACAACGCCGAGAAGGTCGTCGACTTCCTGACCGGTCACGGCAAGGTCACCCAGGTCGTCTACCCCGGCCTCAAGGAACACCCCGGGCACACGGTGGCTGCCAAGCAGATGAAGCGGTTCGGCGGCATGGTGTCCTTCCGCGTCGAGGGTGGCGTCGACGCCGCGCTCGAGGTGTGCGCCAGGGCCGAGGTCTTCACCCTCGGGGAGTCCCTCGGCGGCGTCGAGTCCCTCATCGAGCACCCGGGTCGGATGACGCACGCCAGCGTGGCCGGCACCGACCTGGAGGTCCCGGCCGACCTCATCCGGCTCAGTGTCGGCATCGAGACCGCCGACGACCTGATCGCCGACCTCGACCGTGCCCTCGGCACCGTTGGTTGA
- the msrA gene encoding peptide-methionine (S)-S-oxide reductase MsrA — protein MFGRDKTTIPTPDKALPGRDSRPWQLGEHVVLKTPVVTDEVPEGHEVAVFGLGCFWGAEEIYWQVPGVWSTSVGYAGGITPHPTYEEVCSGQTGHTEAVRVVFDPEQVSYSDLVKRFFEIHDPTQGMRQGNDVGSQYRSAIYFTSPEQETTAHELTKLYGEELARRGLGDITTEIRPAEEAGYYYAEDPHQQYLAKNPFGYRCHANTGVKFPG, from the coding sequence ATGTTCGGCCGAGACAAGACCACGATCCCCACCCCCGACAAGGCACTGCCCGGGCGCGACTCCCGCCCCTGGCAGCTGGGCGAGCACGTCGTCCTGAAGACTCCGGTCGTCACCGACGAGGTGCCCGAGGGCCACGAGGTGGCGGTCTTCGGGCTCGGCTGCTTCTGGGGCGCCGAGGAGATCTACTGGCAGGTCCCCGGCGTCTGGTCGACGTCGGTCGGCTACGCCGGCGGCATCACCCCGCACCCGACCTACGAGGAGGTGTGCTCGGGGCAGACCGGCCACACCGAGGCGGTGCGCGTGGTCTTCGACCCCGAGCAGGTGTCGTACTCCGACCTGGTCAAGCGGTTCTTCGAGATCCACGACCCGACGCAGGGCATGCGGCAGGGCAACGACGTCGGCAGCCAGTACCGCTCGGCGATCTACTTCACCTCGCCGGAGCAGGAGACCACCGCGCACGAGCTGACCAAGCTGTACGGCGAGGAGCTCGCTCGCCGCGGCCTCGGCGACATCACCACCGAGATCCGCCCTGCCGAGGAGGCCGGCTACTACTACGCCGAGGACCCCCACCAGCAGTACCTCGCCAAGAACCCCTTCGGCTATCGCTGCCA